A section of the Candidatus Polarisedimenticolaceae bacterium genome encodes:
- a CDS encoding RNA polymerase sigma factor, with product MDARVFERVAREHKDRVYGHAVWLLRDREEARDVAQEVLVRLWKNLDRVPEEAAKGWLMATTHRLCIDRHRRRAARPELPENPDLPIDDHTPTPDPGPDRLALSGGIGDAIGRALGALVPRDRAVVLMREVEGMAYDEIASALEIPIGTVKASLHRSRERLRERLVREGVRP from the coding sequence ATGGACGCGCGCGTTTTCGAGCGGGTGGCGAGAGAGCACAAGGACCGCGTCTACGGACACGCGGTCTGGCTCCTTCGCGACCGCGAGGAGGCGCGCGACGTGGCGCAGGAGGTTCTGGTGCGGCTCTGGAAAAACCTCGACCGCGTGCCGGAAGAGGCGGCGAAGGGCTGGTTGATGGCGACGACCCATCGCCTGTGCATCGACCGCCATCGCCGCCGTGCGGCACGCCCCGAGCTTCCCGAGAACCCCGACCTCCCGATCGACGACCACACCCCCACCCCCGACCCCGGCCCCGACCGCCTGGCGCTGAGCGGGGGGATCGGCGACGCCATCGGCCGCGCGCTCGGAGCGCTCGTTCCGCGGGACCGCGCGGTCGTCCTGATGCGCGAGGTCGAGGGGATGGCCTACGACGAGATCGCCTCCGCCCTGGAGATCCCGATCGGAACCGTCAAGGCGTCGCTCCACCGCTCGCGCGAGCGGTTGCGCGAACGCCTCGTGCGCGAAGGAGTCCGGCCATGA
- a CDS encoding zf-HC2 domain-containing protein, with the protein MSACARFLEKLHARLDGEPEAAQDRELELHLESCERCRETAASLRSAHEALRGLAFEPMPEEDFQAVLDRTVRSASSREVVPFRPRRARLLAGLGLAAAAIAAAVIVPVLVSRSTPSTPSPQEIARAREDAIRALAIAGRALKRAETAGNAVVTGEVSPALRRVPLRWDRLAEESRRTRS; encoded by the coding sequence ATGAGCGCCTGTGCGCGGTTCCTCGAGAAGCTGCACGCCCGGCTCGACGGCGAGCCGGAAGCGGCACAGGATCGCGAGCTCGAGTTGCACCTCGAATCGTGCGAGCGCTGCCGCGAAACCGCGGCCTCGCTCCGGTCCGCCCACGAGGCGCTGCGCGGCCTCGCCTTCGAGCCGATGCCCGAGGAGGATTTCCAGGCGGTGCTCGATCGGACCGTCCGGTCCGCATCGAGCCGCGAGGTCGTCCCCTTCCGCCCGCGGCGCGCGCGGCTGCTCGCGGGGCTCGGTCTCGCGGCGGCGGCGATCGCCGCGGCGGTGATCGTGCCGGTGCTCGTGTCCCGTTCGACCCCCTCCACGCCCTCCCCCCAGGAGATCGCCCGGGCCCGCGAGGACGCGATTCGCGCCCTCGCGATCGCCGGGCGGGCCCTCAAACGCGCCGAGACGGCCGGCAACGCCGTCGTGACCGGCGAGGTCTCCCCCGCCCTGCGCCGCGTTCCGCTGCGCTGGGACCGCCTCGCCGAGGAATCCAGGAGAACCCGCTCATGA
- a CDS encoding DUF4252 domain-containing protein: MKRTLFALVLAAACGAAFAQDAEVRRHPAFVDGSAFVDLAGENGELVEVSIGPALLNAIVSGDGKQGAGELSALSGLKGIYAYVVGLENDPVRTEKARKLAADIEAKLVREGWERVVRVRDKGERVNVFTKPGRAGERKVDGLVVLVFEDGGEGEGSEVVFCNLVGTIDLAKLGAISESMNVPGLDQIPGDSK; this comes from the coding sequence ATGAAACGCACCCTCTTCGCCCTCGTTCTCGCGGCCGCATGCGGCGCCGCCTTCGCGCAGGACGCCGAGGTCCGCAGGCACCCCGCCTTCGTCGACGGTTCGGCGTTCGTCGATCTCGCCGGCGAGAACGGCGAGCTCGTCGAGGTCAGCATCGGCCCGGCGCTTCTCAACGCGATCGTCAGCGGCGACGGGAAGCAGGGAGCCGGGGAGCTGAGCGCGCTGTCCGGCCTCAAGGGGATCTACGCCTACGTCGTCGGCCTCGAGAACGACCCCGTGCGGACGGAGAAGGCCCGCAAGCTCGCCGCCGACATCGAGGCGAAGCTCGTCCGCGAGGGCTGGGAGCGCGTCGTGCGGGTGCGCGACAAGGGCGAGCGCGTCAACGTCTTCACGAAGCCCGGGCGCGCCGGCGAGAGGAAGGTCGACGGGCTCGTCGTCCTCGTCTTCGAAGACGGCGGCGAGGGCGAGGGGAGCGAGGTGGTCTTCTGCAACCTCGTCGGGACGATCGACCTGGCCAAGCTCGGCGCGATCTCGGAGTCGATGAACGTGCCGGGGCTCGACCAGATTCCCGGGGACTCCAAGTGA
- a CDS encoding DUF4252 domain-containing protein, whose amino-acid sequence MRRAVLGLIAASLLSTAPACVFYRGPQGVEDALEAQMGVELDREFGIRLGFVSTKIASGIARAVDDEDALGELHLSSVGVATFTMEGTPENPPVLDPKRLGLRGFETVLRAKDDGDDVLLAVRSRKGSVREAVLVVCDGEEVVITRFKGDLDALVRAAAAKQSRLSKVEVEVEPEAAGGNGAVD is encoded by the coding sequence ATGCGCCGGGCCGTCCTCGGGCTGATCGCGGCGTCCTTGCTCTCGACCGCGCCCGCCTGCGTCTTCTACCGCGGCCCACAGGGCGTCGAGGACGCGCTCGAGGCCCAGATGGGGGTCGAGCTCGATCGGGAGTTCGGCATCCGGCTCGGGTTCGTCTCGACCAAGATCGCGAGCGGGATCGCGAGGGCGGTCGACGACGAGGACGCGCTCGGCGAGCTTCATCTCTCGAGCGTCGGCGTGGCGACGTTCACGATGGAGGGAACCCCCGAGAACCCGCCGGTCCTCGACCCGAAGCGTCTGGGGCTCCGCGGCTTCGAGACGGTGCTGCGGGCGAAGGACGACGGCGACGACGTGTTGCTCGCCGTCCGCTCCAGGAAGGGATCGGTGCGGGAGGCCGTGCTCGTCGTGTGCGACGGCGAGGAGGTCGTGATCACCCGATTCAAGGGGGATCTCGACGCGCTCGTCCGGGCGGCGGCGGCGAAGCAGTCCCGCCTCTCGAAAGTCGAGGTCGAAGTCGAGCCGGAGGCGGCAGGCGGGAACGGCGCCGTGGACTAG